The sequence CGGGTGATCGCCATCAGGTTCGGCAGCGTCTCGATATCCTCGCGGTGAATCTCGACGAGCTTGAGCGGCCGCTTGCCGCTCTTGGCAAGGTCGGCATTGATGGTGGCCTGCGCGGCCTTCACCAGCGATGACTTGCCCATGCCGCGCGCGCCCCAGAGCAGGGCGTTGTTGGCGGGCAGGCCGCGGGCAAAGCGTTCGGTATTTTCGATGAGCGTGTCGCGCACCCGGTCGATGCCCTTGAGCAGCGACATACCGACGCGGTTGACGTGCGGCACCGGCGATAGCTGGCCGTCCGGCTGCCAGACGAAGGCGTCGGCGGCTTCAAGGTCGATCGGCTTCTTGGCCGGCGGGGCGAGCCGCTCCAGCGCATCGGCGATCCGCGCCAGCACGATGGGGTCGGCGCCAGCCTGCGACGGGCCGGCGGCCGGCTTGCGCGAGGGCGTCTTTCCCTTGGAGGATTTGCTCTTCGAAGCGGTCCTGGAGGTCTTCTTTTTGGCCATGGCGGTGCTTTCGGAACTGACGGGCTGCTCCTTAGCGGGTGGGCGCTTGTCC comes from Undibacter mobilis and encodes:
- a CDS encoding ATP-binding protein, which produces MAKKKTSRTASKSKSSKGKTPSRKPAAGPSQAGADPIVLARIADALERLAPPAKKPIDLEAADAFVWQPDGQLSPVPHVNRVGMSLLKGIDRVRDTLIENTERFARGLPANNALLWGARGMGKSSLVKAAQATINADLAKSGKRPLKLVEIHREDIETLPNLMAITRASPYRFVLFCDDLSFDNEDTSYKSLKAVLDGGIEGRPENVIFYATSNRRHLLSRDMIENERSTGINPGEAVEEKVSLSDRFGLWLGFHRCSQDEFLAMVQGYVSHYGLTLPADELRREALEWATTRGSRSGRVAWQFIQEIAGRQGVALKD